One Triticum dicoccoides isolate Atlit2015 ecotype Zavitan chromosome 5B, WEW_v2.0, whole genome shotgun sequence genomic window carries:
- the LOC119311652 gene encoding uncharacterized protein LOC119311652 codes for MAAGLLLGDAAAAPRARIAVCRPRLHLCGWAPRPHHGCRLSRARGRAPARFAASASGGGRGGWDEPSEEEKRREREAEMARRLKEAEEMDELERTAEELQSRAAPDDESEEEKRERVRRELQKVAKEQAERRATGKQMFDLGQRAYGKGMYGRSIEFLEAALTIIRPSSLLGGEIQIWLAMAYDANRRHKESIALYKELENTHPMISIRRQAAEFRYIAEAPKLKISNDEVVTIPQIGSSWDWYAGTWSDKIQEQEDKKRKMVAAASQPQPSPNVFGNLFLLRPPGEWKKSAWAIVTLWAVLIGTAFYLQR; via the exons ATGGCCGCCGGTCTCCTCCTCGGCGACGCCGCCGCGGCCCCGCGGGCACGCATCGCCGTCTGCCGGCCGCGCCTGCACCTCTGCGGCTGGGCCCCGAGGCCCCACCACGGCTGCCGCCTCTCCCGCGCCCGGGGGCGCGCGCCGGCCAGGTTCGCCGCGTCCGCGTCGGGCGGTGGGCGGGGCGGATGGGACGAGCCGTCGGAGGAGGAGaagcggagggagagggaggcggagaTGGCGCGGCGGCTCAAGGAGGCGGAGGAGATGGACGAGCTGGAGCGCACCGCCGAGGAGCTGCAGAGCCGCGCCGCCCCCGACGACGAGTCCGAGGAGGAGAAGCGCGAGCGCGTCCGCCGCGAGCTCCAGAAG GTGGCCAAGGAGCAGGCCGAGAGGAGGGCGACAGGGAAACAGATGTTCGATCTGGGGCAAAGGGCGTATGGGAAAGGGATGTATGGCCGCTCCATCGAGTTCTTGGAGGCTGCACTCACCATCATACGCCCCTCCTCGCTCCTCGGCGGTGAG ATTCAAATTTGGCTTGCAATGGCATACGATGCCAATAGGCGGCACAAGGAATCCATAGCATTGTACAAAGAATTGGAGAATACACATCCAATGATTAGCATCAGGAGACAAGCAGCTGAATTCCGGTACATTGCTGAGGCGCCCAAGTTGAAGATCTCCAACGATGAGGTGGTCACGATACCGCAAATTGGATCTAGCTGGGACTG GTACGCTGGGACATGGAGTGACAAGATCCAAGAGCAAGAAGACAAGAAAAGAAAGATGGTGGCGGCCGCGAGCCAACCGCAGCCTTCGCCAAACGTCTTCGGCAACCTGTTCCTCCTGCGGCCGCCGGGCGAGTGGAAGAAGAGCGCCTGGGCGATTGTCACACTGTGGGCTGTGCTGATCGGGACAGCATTCTATCTGCAGAGATGA